A region from the Candidatus Electrothrix scaldis genome encodes:
- the lpxK gene encoding tetraacyldisaccharide 4'-kinase has translation MTRNFYYGLGRPFSPLYSAAMRLRESFYQKGTFKSTAFEVPVISVGNLTLGGTGKTPMVQYLARLLQQHGYQPAIISRGYGGATKERINIVSDGKEIFLDASYVGDEPRMLAETLPGVFVLTGIVRKLPAAEAIKMGADVLLLDDGFQHMAIRRDLDIVLFNTDKLAGNSRVFPGGDLREPINALQRCHAFVLTGTDEQNQERAEKFKELLNTKYPDKPVFFSRFQASGLVQQEADGKKTPVQPEKLATERCFAFCGIARPASFQHTLNKLNIAPVAFRGLPDHFSYAEKTVRQLRADAERTGATCFLCTEKDLVKLRNVDLKLPLYGIAMKAQPEKEFNSLILRNKYLKTTAEHT, from the coding sequence ATGACCAGAAACTTCTATTACGGCCTGGGCCGCCCTTTTTCCCCGCTTTATAGCGCGGCTATGCGCTTACGAGAATCCTTCTACCAGAAAGGCACCTTTAAAAGCACAGCCTTTGAGGTGCCGGTGATCAGTGTGGGTAATCTCACCCTGGGAGGAACCGGCAAGACCCCTATGGTCCAATACCTGGCCCGCCTGTTACAGCAACACGGTTACCAGCCAGCCATCATCAGCCGGGGATACGGCGGGGCCACCAAAGAACGAATTAATATAGTCTCTGATGGCAAAGAGATCTTTCTCGATGCAAGTTATGTCGGGGATGAGCCACGAATGCTCGCAGAAACCCTACCGGGTGTTTTCGTCCTCACCGGCATCGTCCGTAAACTCCCTGCGGCTGAGGCAATAAAAATGGGCGCAGATGTTCTGCTTCTGGATGATGGTTTCCAGCACATGGCTATCCGCCGTGACCTTGATATTGTCCTCTTTAATACAGATAAGCTTGCTGGCAATTCCAGAGTCTTTCCCGGAGGGGATCTGCGCGAACCAATCAATGCTCTCCAGCGCTGCCATGCCTTTGTCTTAACCGGCACAGATGAACAGAATCAGGAGCGAGCCGAGAAGTTTAAGGAGCTCCTGAACACAAAATACCCGGACAAACCTGTCTTTTTCAGCCGGTTCCAAGCAAGTGGTTTGGTCCAGCAAGAGGCAGATGGAAAAAAAACACCTGTACAGCCAGAGAAACTGGCTACTGAACGCTGCTTTGCCTTCTGCGGCATTGCCCGCCCTGCCAGCTTCCAGCATACCCTCAACAAACTCAATATAGCACCTGTCGCCTTTCGGGGCCTGCCCGATCATTTTTCCTACGCCGAAAAAACTGTACGCCAACTCAGAGCAGATGCAGAGCGTACTGGAGCCACCTGTTTTCTCTGCACAGAAAAAGATTTGGTCAAACTCCGCAACGTTGATCTTAAATTGCCACTCTATGGTATCGCCATGAAGGCCCAACCGGAAAAAGAGTTCAATAGTTTAATATTACGAAACAAATATCTCAAAACAACAGCAGAACACACGTAG